TACTTCGACTCCCTGGGCGCCGAGCAGATGGCCCGCATCGCACGGCTCCAGCTGAAGGACCTCGCCGCAGGCCTCGAGCGCGAGGGGCGCCGCCTCGTCGTGACCGACGCCGCCGCGGCGGTGCTCGCGCGCGAGGGGTTCCATCCCGAGTTCGGGGCGCGCCACCTGACGCGGGCGCTGCGGCGGCTGATCCTGGAGCCTCTCGCGGGGCTCTCCCTCACCGCGGATTTCCGATCCGCGACCCGGATCGTCGCCGACGCCGACGGGACGCGGATCCGGCTCGAGCTGGGATTCGATCCGGCTTCGGCCGGCGAGACCGTCGTCGAGG
The nucleotide sequence above comes from Acidobacteriota bacterium. Encoded proteins:
- a CDS encoding ATP-dependent Clp protease ATP-binding subunit; amino-acid sequence: TVSFSDVTIVMTSNTGTDLFGREEMGYSKNDGARPVTKKALMRELKRFFPPEFLNRIDEIVYFDSLGAEQMARIARLQLKDLAAGLEREGRRLVVTDAAAAVLAREGFHPEFGARHLTRALRRLILEPLAGLSLTADFRSATRIVADADGTRIRLELGFDPASAGETVVEETDLDAREDGAES